One part of the Chryseobacterium sp. 7 genome encodes these proteins:
- a CDS encoding TAT-variant-translocated molybdopterin oxidoreductase, protein MASNKIQFRSIHELKDPALNGKLALKEFQEEIPVEDFLGDAEKNGSSTSRRDFLKLLGFSTAAVTLAACEAPVIKTIPYVVKPHDIIPGVPNYYASTYFDGFDFASVLVKTREGRPIKIDPNPAAGDLGKTNARAQASVLSLYDNDKVKQPKLDGKDETFDKVDSFVLKGLEEAKASGKKIVLLSHSFASPTFKKLFGEFKAKYPTAELVTYDAFPYSAALDAAQEVFGQRALPVYDLKGSELVVSFQADFLGDYNASSLETSYAAARKPGQNMLRHVQVESNMSLTGANADSRYRLKPSAVNKTLVEVYNAIVGGGTTDKTATEIANELKAKGSKAVVFADGSKGAQVLAHLINQKLGSVAFTGKANFLKEFDKARYQEFLGWVNAGQVGVLITNNVDPIYSHPKGEDFKKSLSKVSYVIAVADKKNEMYKAAKAVIPVANWLESWGDIEPQTGVYSLMQPTIQKIYKSRQIEESLLVWKNGKNNAANNYYDYLKASSASILGATSFNKALYNGITTSNNATTLAYAGGNAAQAVAELGNFKPSELELVLYTKTSMGDGTQANNPWLQELPDPLTRMSWDNYLTISPKDAEKFAIDNDLNARMQLDGSIVNLTVNGVTIKDVPVFIQPGQAEGSVGLALGYGKKNSGATADTGVNAYPLFDGSNLAVSGVKIEKTGEDHEFAGIQLQNTLMGRYEIAKEVPLAEFINVPFDDEHKGWNKPLEYHTISGALPARKIDLWDAFDDTDGPHFNLSIDLNSCTGCGACVIACQAENNVPVVGKEEVRMSRDMYWLRIDRYYSSRQKVEVYEGLKEGMAVPELYGTAFGDGGALNHPADNPDVIFQPVMCQHCNHAPCETVCPVAATSHGKQGQNHMAYNRCIGTRYCANNCPYKVRRFNWFTYNLNDKFDFNMNNDLGRMVLNPDVVVRTRGVMEKCSMCIQETQATILAAKRENRKVTDAEFKNSCACAAACSTGSMTFGDMNDKESEVRDLYSSNRRYYLLEEIGTKPNVFYHTKVRNRVEK, encoded by the coding sequence GCTTCAAACAAAATACAATTCAGAAGTATTCATGAACTTAAAGACCCAGCTTTAAATGGAAAGCTGGCTCTTAAAGAGTTTCAGGAAGAAATTCCGGTAGAAGATTTCCTTGGAGATGCTGAGAAAAACGGATCAAGTACTTCAAGAAGAGATTTCCTTAAATTATTAGGATTCTCAACAGCAGCAGTTACTTTGGCTGCCTGCGAAGCTCCGGTAATCAAAACAATCCCTTACGTGGTAAAACCACATGATATTATTCCGGGGGTTCCTAATTATTATGCATCAACATATTTTGACGGTTTCGATTTCGCTAGTGTTTTAGTAAAAACCCGTGAAGGTAGACCTATCAAAATTGATCCAAACCCAGCTGCTGGTGATTTAGGTAAAACAAACGCAAGAGCTCAGGCAAGTGTACTTTCTCTTTATGATAATGATAAAGTAAAGCAGCCTAAACTAGACGGTAAAGACGAAACTTTCGATAAAGTAGACAGCTTTGTTCTTAAAGGTTTAGAAGAAGCTAAAGCGTCAGGTAAAAAGATTGTGCTTTTATCACATTCTTTTGCTTCGCCTACTTTCAAAAAGCTATTCGGTGAATTCAAAGCTAAATATCCTACAGCAGAATTAGTAACTTATGATGCTTTCCCTTACTCTGCAGCATTAGATGCAGCTCAGGAAGTATTCGGACAGAGAGCGTTACCTGTTTATGACCTTAAAGGTTCAGAATTGGTAGTTTCTTTCCAGGCTGATTTCTTAGGAGATTATAACGCTTCAAGCTTAGAAACTTCTTATGCAGCAGCAAGAAAGCCAGGTCAAAACATGTTGAGACACGTTCAGGTGGAATCTAACATGTCATTAACCGGTGCTAATGCTGACTCAAGATACAGATTAAAGCCAAGTGCAGTAAACAAAACTTTAGTTGAAGTTTACAACGCAATCGTTGGTGGTGGTACTACAGATAAGACTGCTACTGAAATTGCTAACGAATTGAAAGCAAAAGGAAGCAAAGCTGTTGTTTTTGCTGACGGTTCTAAAGGAGCACAGGTTTTAGCACACTTAATCAACCAAAAATTAGGATCAGTAGCTTTCACAGGTAAAGCGAACTTCCTTAAAGAATTTGATAAAGCAAGATACCAGGAATTCTTAGGATGGGTAAATGCGGGTCAGGTTGGGGTATTAATTACCAACAATGTAGACCCTATCTACTCTCATCCAAAAGGAGAAGATTTCAAAAAATCTTTATCTAAAGTTTCTTATGTAATTGCTGTAGCTGATAAGAAAAATGAAATGTACAAAGCAGCGAAAGCTGTAATTCCAGTAGCAAACTGGTTAGAGTCTTGGGGAGATATCGAACCACAGACTGGTGTATATTCATTAATGCAGCCTACAATTCAGAAGATCTACAAATCAAGACAGATTGAAGAATCTCTATTGGTTTGGAAGAACGGTAAAAACAATGCTGCAAACAACTACTATGATTATTTAAAAGCTAGCTCAGCTTCAATCTTAGGTGCTACATCTTTCAACAAAGCATTGTACAACGGTATTACTACTTCTAATAATGCAACAACATTAGCTTACGCAGGTGGAAACGCCGCTCAAGCTGTTGCAGAACTAGGCAACTTCAAACCTTCTGAATTAGAATTGGTATTATATACTAAGACTTCTATGGGAGATGGTACTCAGGCAAACAACCCTTGGTTGCAGGAACTACCGGATCCATTGACAAGAATGTCTTGGGATAACTACTTGACAATTTCTCCCAAAGATGCAGAGAAGTTTGCTATTGATAACGATCTTAACGCGAGAATGCAGTTAGATGGTTCTATTGTAAACCTTACTGTAAACGGAGTAACAATAAAAGATGTTCCTGTATTTATTCAGCCTGGTCAGGCAGAAGGATCTGTAGGTCTTGCCCTTGGTTATGGTAAGAAAAACTCAGGAGCTACTGCAGATACCGGAGTAAATGCTTATCCTTTATTTGACGGCTCTAACCTGGCTGTTTCAGGGGTTAAAATTGAAAAAACAGGAGAAGACCACGAATTTGCAGGTATCCAGCTTCAAAATACATTAATGGGTCGTTATGAAATCGCTAAAGAAGTTCCTTTAGCTGAATTCATCAATGTTCCTTTTGATGATGAGCACAAAGGATGGAACAAGCCTTTGGAATACCACACTATCAGTGGAGCTCTTCCAGCAAGAAAAATAGACCTTTGGGATGCTTTCGATGATACAGATGGACCTCACTTCAACCTATCTATCGACTTGAACTCATGTACAGGTTGTGGAGCTTGTGTAATTGCTTGTCAGGCAGAAAACAACGTTCCTGTAGTAGGTAAAGAAGAAGTAAGAATGTCGAGAGATATGTATTGGTTAAGAATTGACCGTTACTATTCTTCAAGACAGAAAGTAGAAGTATACGAAGGATTGAAAGAAGGAATGGCTGTACCTGAATTGTATGGTACTGCTTTCGGAGACGGAGGTGCATTAAACCACCCTGCAGACAATCCGGATGTAATCTTCCAACCAGTAATGTGTCAGCACTGTAACCACGCTCCTTGTGAAACTGTATGTCCGGTAGCGGCTACTTCACACGGTAAGCAAGGTCAAAACCATATGGCTTACAACAGATGTATCGGTACAAGATATTGTGCAAACAACTGTCCGTACAAAGTAAGACGTTTCAACTGGTTTACGTATAACCTAAATGACAAGTTCGATTTCAACATGAACAACGATTTAGGAAGAATGGTACTTAACCCAGACGTAGTTGTAAGAACTAGAGGGGTAATGGAGAAATGTTCAATGTGTATCCAGGAAACTCAGGCTACTATTTTAGCGGCTAAGAGAGAGAACAGAAAAGTAACAGATGCTGAGTTTAAGAACTCTTGTGCTTGTGCTGCTGCTTGTTCTACCGGATCAATGACTTTCGGAGACATGAATGATAAAGAGTCTGAAGTTAGAGATTTATATTCTAGCAACAGAAGATATTATTTACTAGAGGAGATCGGAACAAAACCAAACGTGTTCTATCACACTAAAGTAAGAAACAGAGTAGAAAAATAA
- the nrfD gene encoding NrfD/PsrC family molybdoenzyme membrane anchor subunit, translating to MSGHYEAPIREPLIIGHKTYHDITEDIARPIEERAGKLWWISLYAALVLFLYGFGCIAYTIGTGIGAWGLNRTINWGWDITNFVWWVGIGHAGTLISAVLLLFRQRWRMSVNRSAEAMTIFAVVQAAIFPVIHMGRVWVGYWVFPLPNQFGSLWGNFNSPLLWDVFAISTYFSVSTVFWFMGLIPDFAMIRDRAKTPWTRKIYTFLAFGWGGKAKHWQRFEELSLVLAGLATPLVFSVHTTVSFDFATSVIKGWHSTIYPPYFVAGAIFSGFAMVQTLLLIARKVCHLEEYITMYHIEIMNIVIVLTGGMVTVAYATEYFIGWYSGSRFEDFTYLSPGAAVGPYWWAFWSLIICNLVVPASFWFKRLRTNIIWTFIVALIINIGMWFERFDIIVINLSRDYLPGSWTMFKPTIIDVGVYLGTIGFFSVLFLLYARTFPVIAQAELKSILKISGETYKAKEGDEHH from the coding sequence ATGTCAGGACATTACGAAGCTCCGATAAGGGAACCTCTAATTATTGGTCACAAAACTTATCACGATATCACAGAAGATATTGCACGACCTATCGAAGAAAGAGCAGGTAAATTATGGTGGATCTCATTATATGCTGCACTAGTTCTATTCCTCTATGGATTCGGCTGTATCGCTTACACTATCGGGACAGGTATTGGAGCATGGGGGCTTAACAGAACTATTAACTGGGGTTGGGATATTACCAACTTCGTATGGTGGGTAGGTATCGGTCACGCCGGGACCCTAATCTCCGCAGTATTATTATTATTTAGACAGAGATGGAGAATGTCTGTAAACAGATCTGCAGAGGCGATGACGATCTTTGCGGTTGTACAGGCAGCAATCTTCCCTGTAATTCACATGGGTAGAGTTTGGGTTGGATACTGGGTATTCCCTTTACCAAACCAATTCGGTTCTCTTTGGGGGAACTTCAACTCTCCTCTACTTTGGGACGTATTTGCGATCTCTACGTATTTCTCGGTATCAACTGTATTCTGGTTCATGGGACTAATCCCTGACTTTGCAATGATCAGAGATAGAGCTAAAACTCCTTGGACTAGAAAAATTTATACATTCCTGGCATTCGGTTGGGGTGGTAAAGCAAAACACTGGCAAAGATTCGAAGAACTTTCTTTGGTTCTTGCAGGTTTGGCAACTCCACTTGTATTCTCAGTACACACTACCGTATCTTTTGACTTCGCAACTTCGGTAATTAAAGGATGGCACTCTACGATCTATCCTCCTTACTTCGTTGCAGGAGCAATCTTCTCAGGATTTGCAATGGTACAAACACTATTGTTGATCGCTAGAAAAGTTTGTCACTTAGAAGAATACATCACAATGTATCATATCGAAATTATGAACATCGTAATCGTTCTTACAGGTGGTATGGTAACGGTAGCTTATGCAACTGAATATTTCATCGGATGGTACTCAGGATCTAGATTTGAAGATTTCACATATCTTTCTCCGGGTGCTGCTGTAGGACCTTACTGGTGGGCATTCTGGTCATTGATCATCTGTAACCTTGTGGTTCCTGCTTCATTCTGGTTCAAAAGACTTAGAACGAACATTATCTGGACATTCATTGTTGCATTAATCATCAACATCGGTATGTGGTTTGAGCGTTTTGATATCATCGTTATCAACCTTTCAAGAGACTACTTACCAGGATCATGGACAATGTTTAAGCCAACGATCATTGATGTGGGTGTATATTTAGGAACTATCGGATTCTTCTCTGTATTATTCTTATTATACGCAAGAACATTCCCTGTAATTGCACAGGCTGAATTAAAATCGATTTTGAAAATCTCAGGTGAAACTTATAAAGCAAAAGAAGGAGATGAGCACCACTAA
- a CDS encoding DUF3341 domain-containing protein, protein MSTTKIVYGLYADDDDLMNGVKAFNDKGIAINEVYTPFPVHGLDKALGLKKTRISDAAFLYALYGVTIGATVTWYVMNHDWPQNIGGKPAFDWAHNMPAFVVPMFELMVFCAAHMMSLTFLVRNKMYPGAPAQNPDPRTTDDKFMMEFVTEDVESVKQLLIETGVEEITVKDA, encoded by the coding sequence ATGAGCACCACTAAAATTGTATACGGACTTTATGCTGACGACGACGATTTAATGAACGGCGTTAAAGCATTCAACGATAAAGGAATCGCAATAAACGAGGTTTATACTCCGTTTCCGGTTCACGGACTAGACAAGGCTTTAGGGTTAAAGAAAACCAGAATTTCTGATGCTGCATTCTTATATGCTCTTTATGGTGTTACTATTGGTGCTACTGTAACCTGGTATGTAATGAACCATGACTGGCCACAGAATATTGGTGGTAAACCAGCTTTTGACTGGGCACACAATATGCCGGCATTCGTAGTTCCAATGTTCGAATTAATGGTATTCTGCGCAGCTCACATGATGTCTTTAACTTTCTTGGTTAGAAACAAAATGTACCCGGGAGCTCCAGCTCAGAATCCAGATCCAAGAACTACTGATGATAAATTCATGATGGAATTTGTAACTGAAGATGTAGAATCTGTAAAACAGTTGCTTATTGAAACTGGAGTTGAAGAAATAACTGTTAAAGACGCTTAA
- a CDS encoding c-type cytochrome, whose product MKKNVLKITAVLGLTTVLLNSCGPKENTPLVYFPDMYFPVAYDPLMKAQDAYSDHENEIPAFVKNNGATGLSPVEGSVPQNKDGVFEESLLPKNVDEYNAGYDASKKLTVSPLNPANVAKDLERGKVLFDHTCAACHGTGGDGQGPIVQSGAFSGVPNYADREITVGSVHYVLTNGRNAMGSYAGQLNAGDRWRVAMYVMSAFKKGAAAPAAAATTEAKPETTTETKK is encoded by the coding sequence ATGAAAAAGAATGTATTAAAAATTACAGCAGTTTTAGGTTTAACAACAGTTTTACTTAACTCTTGCGGACCAAAGGAGAATACTCCGTTGGTATATTTCCCGGATATGTATTTTCCGGTAGCTTATGATCCATTGATGAAAGCTCAAGATGCTTATTCAGATCATGAAAATGAAATTCCTGCTTTTGTTAAAAATAATGGTGCAACAGGTCTTTCTCCAGTAGAAGGATCAGTTCCTCAAAATAAAGACGGTGTTTTTGAAGAAAGCTTATTACCTAAGAATGTTGACGAGTACAACGCAGGGTATGATGCTTCTAAAAAACTTACAGTATCTCCTCTGAACCCAGCTAATGTAGCTAAGGATCTTGAAAGAGGTAAAGTATTGTTTGATCACACTTGTGCTGCATGTCACGGAACAGGAGGTGATGGACAAGGACCTATCGTACAAAGTGGAGCATTCTCTGGAGTGCCTAACTATGCTGACAGAGAAATTACTGTAGGATCTGTTCATTATGTATTAACAAATGGTAGAAACGCGATGGGATCTTATGCAGGACAACTAAACGCTGGAGACAGATGGAGAGTTGCAATGTATGTGATGAGCGCTTTCAAAAAAGGAGCAGCAGCACCAGCGGCGGCAGCTACTACTGAAGCAAAACCTGAAACTACTACTGAAACTAAAAAATAA
- a CDS encoding quinol:cytochrome C oxidoreductase, whose amino-acid sequence MYSFSPKLKSTSLILLVAGLVLFGIGFFMNKGISTEKIEQMMEAVHASGHDAPTHSSEMIGPQDHAAHLEHATLQIHNQPLAAIHFVAVFFFGVSCAVLFFYCIQHAAHAGWPIIITRVMEAIASYIPYGGAILIILMLLNIFHQGHLFHWMDPDLTDPNSAHFDVILFEKKRFLNIPFYAIRTFIYVLGASFFAWKLKAQSKKVDETKSKVEYQFLYRWAVGYIAFFGFASAAWAWDWLMSIDPHWYSTMYIWYSMVSCLSSGIAVIILLSVYLKKNGFLPQFNDNHLHDLGVFLFATSMLWTYTWFAQFMLYWYANVPEEVNYFFGRFQHYGTTFLPMLIVNFLLPLLVLVSSSIKRNYKVVTTMAVVVILGHILDYFNMVMPGTVGPYWNTPEVFILILGALLFVIGLFMFTVLSALSKLKLIPTGNPFLHESEIYEYPF is encoded by the coding sequence ATGTATAGTTTTTCACCAAAATTAAAATCAACTTCTTTAATACTTCTTGTTGCAGGTTTAGTGCTATTTGGTATTGGTTTCTTTATGAACAAAGGAATCTCTACTGAGAAGATTGAACAAATGATGGAAGCTGTTCATGCTTCAGGTCATGATGCACCTACTCACTCAAGTGAAATGATAGGACCTCAAGATCATGCTGCTCACCTTGAGCATGCTACTCTACAGATCCACAATCAGCCTTTAGCGGCAATACATTTTGTAGCTGTATTTTTCTTCGGAGTAAGTTGTGCTGTATTATTCTTCTATTGTATTCAGCACGCTGCACACGCAGGTTGGCCAATTATTATTACAAGAGTAATGGAAGCTATTGCTTCTTATATTCCATACGGAGGAGCTATTTTGATCATCTTAATGCTTTTAAATATCTTCCACCAAGGACACCTTTTCCACTGGATGGATCCGGATTTGACAGATCCTAACTCTGCTCATTTCGATGTGATCTTATTCGAAAAGAAAAGATTCCTGAATATTCCTTTCTATGCTATCAGAACGTTCATCTATGTACTAGGTGCCTCTTTCTTCGCTTGGAAACTGAAGGCTCAGTCTAAAAAAGTAGACGAAACAAAATCAAAAGTAGAATATCAATTCCTTTACAGATGGGCTGTAGGATATATTGCATTCTTCGGATTTGCTTCTGCTGCCTGGGCTTGGGACTGGTTGATGTCTATTGACCCTCACTGGTACTCTACAATGTATATCTGGTATTCAATGGTGAGCTGCCTTTCAAGTGGTATTGCTGTAATCATTTTACTAAGTGTATACCTTAAGAAAAACGGATTCCTTCCTCAGTTCAATGACAATCACTTACACGATTTAGGAGTTTTCCTTTTCGCTACAAGTATGCTTTGGACATATACATGGTTCGCTCAGTTCATGCTTTATTGGTATGCAAACGTTCCGGAAGAGGTTAACTACTTCTTTGGAAGATTCCAGCACTATGGTACAACATTCTTACCAATGTTGATCGTAAACTTCTTATTACCTTTATTGGTATTAGTAAGCAGCAGTATCAAGAGAAACTACAAAGTTGTTACAACAATGGCTGTAGTAGTGATCTTAGGACACATTCTGGATTATTTCAATATGGTAATGCCGGGAACGGTAGGACCTTACTGGAACACTCCTGAAGTATTCATCCTTATCTTGGGAGCTTTATTATTCGTAATCGGATTATTTATGTTTACTGTACTTTCAGCTTTATCTAAACTGAAGCTGATCCCTACAGGAAACCCATTCTTACACGAATCTGAAATTTATGAGTATCCTTTCTAA
- a CDS encoding glycosyltransferase, which yields MIKKRFDQVNRLVKDILAFEEIKKNKPENTQKAVVVSIKHHTTYHRFFYLLLKFYKLAGYNVYYQMDFATFRNIRNKEKYLSMIVREDNFLIVNKKYKPENYIEIKDEMFSPDYFSTYFEKNNNTDHVFHVPMSFHPLMYHYGLWNRRVDVNKKRLNSIFCYGNFDALAYLDIKRTEFSVVPRTELLSFMKEKSGFVTLSGKEELLKGIKEGSLKKKYAFAIKEDFELPMEDVRETLSHFNFYFCCPGVVMPLCHNVIEAMSVGTIPIIQKEYAEVMYPNLTDGVNAIIFDDLKHLDSILQNIFDTPETEINRMRENVLNYFQDYLTPESMIKHLNESIRNKELVYLQAEYRSVKLVR from the coding sequence ATGATTAAGAAAAGATTTGATCAGGTAAATCGGCTTGTAAAAGATATTTTAGCTTTTGAGGAGATTAAAAAAAACAAGCCTGAAAATACACAAAAGGCAGTAGTGGTTAGCATTAAGCATCACACTACCTATCATCGTTTTTTCTATTTGCTTCTTAAATTTTATAAGCTTGCAGGATACAACGTCTATTATCAGATGGATTTTGCAACATTCAGGAATATACGCAATAAAGAGAAATACCTCAGTATGATTGTAAGGGAAGATAATTTCTTAATTGTGAATAAGAAATATAAACCTGAAAATTATATCGAGATAAAAGATGAAATGTTCAGCCCAGATTATTTTTCCACCTATTTTGAAAAGAATAATAATACGGATCATGTATTTCATGTTCCCATGAGCTTTCATCCTTTAATGTATCATTATGGATTGTGGAATCGTAGGGTGGATGTCAATAAAAAGAGATTGAACTCAATTTTTTGCTATGGTAATTTTGATGCTCTGGCTTATCTTGATATTAAAAGAACAGAGTTTTCTGTGGTTCCCAGAACAGAACTCCTAAGCTTCATGAAAGAAAAGTCTGGATTTGTGACACTTTCCGGCAAAGAGGAACTTTTAAAAGGGATAAAAGAAGGAAGCCTGAAAAAGAAATACGCCTTTGCAATTAAAGAAGATTTCGAACTTCCCATGGAAGATGTGAGAGAAACATTATCTCATTTCAACTTTTATTTTTGCTGTCCGGGAGTTGTAATGCCTTTGTGCCATAATGTAATTGAAGCCATGTCTGTGGGTACTATCCCGATTATTCAGAAGGAGTATGCAGAAGTAATGTATCCTAATCTGACAGACGGTGTAAATGCTATAATTTTTGATGATTTAAAACATCTGGATTCTATTTTACAGAATATCTTTGATACACCTGAAACTGAAATTAATAGGATGAGAGAAAATGTATTAAACTACTTTCAGGACTATCTTACTCCGGAAAGTATGATAAAGCATCTAAATGAAAGTATAAGGAATAAAGAATTGGTTTATTTACAGGCTGAGTACCGTAGTGTAAAGCTTGTCCGCTAA
- a CDS encoding GT-D fold domain-containing glycosyltransferase: MNSLKKRYHYYHFFLSTRKLRKNFPFYKVESLAETIDEIRIHKKNISRFGDGEFRLVLNTAGIGFQNGSEEITHRLREVLASDLPNHLVAIPETFSLRNNLNWRVKFWWLNYINTVGVQISHHLNPKKKYSNAFITRFYLDYETKKHIPEILEKIKKLWKDQDVLIVEGEYSRLGVGNDLFDDVKSLQRILCPAKDAFSSYQKIFSEIKAFGRDKLVLLALGPTATVMAYDLAKQNIWTIDIGHVDLEYMWYLQNAQEKVPVAGRLVNEAVKEQMVEIPEGERVKYESSIIKRM; the protein is encoded by the coding sequence ATGAATAGTTTAAAAAAAAGATATCACTATTATCATTTTTTTCTCAGCACCAGAAAGCTGAGGAAGAATTTTCCATTTTATAAAGTGGAATCTCTGGCAGAAACCATAGATGAAATCCGTATTCATAAAAAGAATATCAGCAGATTTGGAGACGGAGAGTTTCGTTTGGTACTCAATACGGCAGGTATTGGCTTTCAAAATGGGAGTGAAGAGATTACGCACAGGCTTCGGGAAGTTCTTGCCTCAGATTTACCGAATCATCTGGTAGCTATTCCTGAAACTTTCTCTCTGAGGAATAATCTCAATTGGCGGGTGAAGTTTTGGTGGCTGAATTACATCAATACAGTGGGGGTTCAGATTTCACATCATCTGAACCCGAAGAAAAAATATTCTAATGCCTTTATTACAAGATTTTATTTGGATTACGAAACCAAAAAACACATTCCTGAAATTCTGGAGAAAATAAAAAAGCTTTGGAAAGATCAGGATGTTTTGATTGTAGAAGGTGAATATTCACGATTGGGAGTTGGAAATGATCTTTTTGATGATGTAAAATCTTTACAGCGAATTCTTTGCCCGGCAAAAGATGCCTTTTCCTCATACCAGAAAATTTTTTCTGAAATTAAAGCTTTTGGAAGAGATAAGCTGGTACTTTTGGCATTAGGTCCTACAGCAACGGTAATGGCTTATGACCTGGCAAAACAAAACATCTGGACAATAGATATAGGGCATGTAGATTTAGAATATATGTGGTACTTGCAGAATGCTCAAGAAAAAGTACCTGTTGCCGGAAGATTGGTTAATGAAGCTGTTAAAGAGCAAATGGTAGAAATACCAGAAGGGGAGAGGGTGAAATATGAAAGTTCCATAATAAAGAGAATGTAG
- a CDS encoding adenine phosphoribosyltransferase: protein MASAELIKKLEETIENIPDFPIPGIQFKDISPIFLDPKLYEDVIADLAAFSKGKIDAVCGIESRGYLFGIAIAVALDVPFILIRKAGKLPPPVISEKYDLEYGSAVIETREGQIKPGQRVLIHDDLLATGGTTEAAAKLVEKQGATVAQFSFLIGLKDLNGDEKLKKFGAEVYHILGY from the coding sequence ATGGCTTCAGCAGAACTGATCAAAAAACTAGAAGAAACTATTGAAAATATTCCTGATTTTCCGATTCCGGGAATACAGTTCAAGGATATTTCGCCTATCTTTTTAGATCCTAAACTTTATGAAGATGTTATTGCAGATCTTGCAGCATTCAGTAAAGGAAAAATAGATGCAGTCTGCGGAATAGAAAGCCGTGGTTATTTGTTTGGAATTGCTATAGCCGTAGCTTTAGATGTTCCTTTCATCTTAATCAGAAAAGCAGGAAAACTTCCCCCACCTGTTATTTCAGAAAAATATGACCTGGAATATGGAAGTGCTGTTATTGAAACCCGCGAAGGACAAATAAAACCGGGACAAAGAGTTTTGATTCATGATGATCTTTTAGCAACAGGAGGAACCACTGAAGCCGCTGCCAAGCTGGTTGAAAAACAAGGGGCTACCGTTGCTCAGTTCAGTTTCCTTATCGGGTTAAAAGATTTGAATGGTGATGAAAAACTGAAGAAGTTTGGTGCTGAAGTGTACCATATTTTAGGCTATTAA
- a CDS encoding tetratricopeptide repeat protein — translation MAKLGKNAQNEQEGKETVEFFKDLDREALNTERFVEKYSKPLGFVFGALILGVLGFFAYKQFVVAPKNAEAVKSFLSAQKSLTEGKDKDALGGKSAANPGFVGTYNEYSSTKIGKLSSYNAGLLKFKEGKFQEAYDLLDQFSSDNKTLVAMKYGAMADAKSGLNKNDEALALLDQAATASDDPYTTYYFTRKAGIVALGLKKNAEAKKYFATIDEKYQDYDNGMSDSYIEMTKYY, via the coding sequence ATGGCAAAATTGGGAAAGAATGCTCAGAACGAGCAAGAAGGAAAAGAAACGGTTGAGTTCTTTAAAGACCTTGACAGAGAAGCTTTAAACACTGAGAGATTTGTAGAAAAATATTCAAAACCTCTAGGATTTGTATTTGGAGCATTAATTTTAGGCGTTTTAGGATTCTTCGCTTACAAGCAATTTGTAGTGGCTCCAAAGAATGCTGAAGCTGTGAAAAGTTTCCTTTCTGCTCAGAAAAGTCTTACTGAAGGTAAAGATAAAGATGCTTTGGGTGGAAAGTCTGCGGCTAACCCGGGTTTTGTAGGTACATATAACGAATATTCTTCTACTAAAATCGGTAAACTTTCATCTTACAATGCAGGTTTACTGAAGTTCAAAGAAGGAAAATTTCAGGAAGCTTATGATCTTTTAGACCAGTTTTCATCTGATAACAAAACTTTAGTAGCAATGAAATACGGTGCTATGGCAGATGCAAAGTCAGGACTTAACAAGAATGATGAGGCTTTAGCTTTATTAGACCAGGCAGCAACAGCTTCTGATGATCCTTATACAACCTACTATTTCACAAGAAAAGCAGGTATTGTGGCTTTAGGATTAAAGAAAAATGCAGAAGCTAAAAAATACTTTGCTACAATTGACGAGAAATATCAGGACTACGACAACGGAATGTCTGATTCTTATATCGAAATGACTAAATATTATTAA
- the ribH gene encoding 6,7-dimethyl-8-ribityllumazine synthase: protein MATVNLSDYKPLHITNAEDFSIGIVFSEWNDFVTYNLRDAALEILEKEGVKPENIKLFPVPGAFELNYASMQLCKERKYDAVISIGCVIRGETPHFDYVCSAVAQGIKDCNIMTDTPTIFCVLTDDTKEQSIARSGGDLGNKGVEAAVTALRMIDFKKKLSDKKGNIGFGHS from the coding sequence ATGGCAACAGTTAATCTTTCCGATTACAAGCCACTTCATATAACGAATGCCGAAGATTTTTCTATCGGCATTGTTTTTTCTGAGTGGAATGATTTTGTAACCTACAATCTTCGTGATGCAGCTTTGGAAATACTTGAGAAAGAAGGCGTAAAACCTGAAAACATCAAACTTTTCCCTGTTCCCGGAGCTTTTGAACTCAACTATGCGAGCATGCAGCTTTGCAAAGAAAGAAAATATGATGCAGTAATTTCTATCGGATGCGTAATCCGTGGAGAAACGCCTCACTTTGATTATGTATGTTCTGCAGTAGCACAGGGAATCAAAGACTGTAACATCATGACTGACACGCCTACTATTTTCTGTGTATTAACAGATGATACCAAAGAGCAGTCTATTGCAAGAAGCGGTGGAGATCTTGGAAACAAAGGTGTAGAAGCAGCCGTTACCGCTTTAAGAATGATTGATTTCAAAAAGAAATTATCTGATAAAAAAGGTAATATCGGTTTCGGACATTCTTAA